From a single Nymphaea colorata isolate Beijing-Zhang1983 chromosome 4, ASM883128v2, whole genome shotgun sequence genomic region:
- the LOC116253004 gene encoding uncharacterized protein LOC116253004, translating into MASLLFRFSPSSMAALVRGTAPSPAIILTSRPSPISRFACSSRNWSRKSKCIRLSRDRINQQPGEDEEEERTKLAAFFSPEDLGYLWKLLTGSVLGSVLVKYGSVLVPEITRPNITQALLMIFLPVVVSVLLLINASSSDS; encoded by the exons ATGGCCTCCCTTCTGTTCCGCTTCTCCCCCTCATCCATGGCGGCCCTCGTTCGTGGAACCGCGCCATCTCCTGCCATTATCTTAACAAGCCGTCCTTCGCCAATCTCCAGATTCGCCTGTAGCTCTCGAAACTGGTCGAGGAAATCGAAGTGTATAAGGCTGTCCAGAGATCGGATAAACCAGCAACCCGGcgaggatgaggaagaagaaagaacgaAGTTAGCTGCGTTCTTCTCTCCG GAGGATTTGGGGTACTTATGGAAATTGCTGACTGGTTCTGTTCTTGGGTCTGTGTTAGTGAAGTATGGCAGCGTTCTTGTACCAGAAATTACAAGACCAAACATTACACAGGCGCTGCTAATGATTTTTCTGCCGGTGGTTGTCAGTGTTTTATTGCTGATAAATGCTAGTTCCAGTGACAGTTGA